From Pararhizobium sp. A13:
AGAGCCGCATCCGGCTCGGCGGCCCAACCGTTCACATAGTCATTGATGTGGGTGAACGCGGTGAACGCGTACGCCGCCGCACAGTCCGGATCGATATCGATCACCTTTGCCATGGACGCGCGGGCATTCATGTTGCCGGCCCGCGTATGGAGCCACACCTGATCACGCCCCTGCAGGAAGTAGTTGTAGGCCGTGATGTCGACAATCCGCTTGCTGGAGAGACGGTCCTTTTCCGAGGTCGTCAGCCTGACCTTGAGCGCCGCGACGATCTGCTGGGTCAGTTCGTCCTGGACGGCGAAGATATCCGTGAGATCCCGGTCGAAACGATCGGCCCAGGCATGGCCGCCCGTCGTCGCATCGATCAACTGCGCGGTGACCCGCACCCGGTTGCCGGCCTTGCGCACGCTTCCTTCGAGCACATAGCGAACCCCCAGGGCGGCCGCGACGTCGCGGATCGAAACGGGGCTTTTCTTGTACACGAAACAGGAATTGCGGGCGATGACATGCAGTTCCGAGAGTTTCGCCAGGTCCGTGATGATATCCTCGCTGATCCCGTCCGAAAAATATTCCTGGTCCGCATCCCCGCTCATGTTGTTGAAGGCGAGCACGGCAATCGACGTCTTCTCCGTTCGCGACGGGTGCGATGATGTCGACGTTGTGCCGGTGGCGAGGGGGTGCCGGGCGTCACCGTTGACGAGGCAGAAAATCTCGATGGGCCGCGCGATGTTCTTGACCGTCTGTGATCCGCGACTCTCGATTCCGACGGGGATCTTGTCGCGCACCTGATCGGCGGCGGAACGGGAGATGTAGATCCCTCCGGGCTGCGCCAGGGCCTCGATCCGGGCTGCAACATTGACGCCGTCGCCGTAAATATCGTCTCCATCGACGATCACGTCGCCGACATTGATGCCGATACGGAACTGGATCCGGTTTTCGGGAGAACTGCCAGGGTCGTGCTCCGGCACCAGTTTCTGGATCTCCATGGCGCAGGTGACGGCCTCGACGGCGCTTGCGAACTCCAGGAGGGCGCCATCGCCCATAAGCTTGACCATGCGGCCGCAATGGCGCGCGACGGCCGGGTCGATGACGGCTCCCCGCAACGCCTTGAGGCGGGCTAGCGTGCCGGCCTCATCGGTCTCCATCAGGCGCGAGTAACCGACCACATCGGCCGCAAGTATGGCAGCAAGCCTGCGCTGAACATGCTCGCCCGTCATGGTGCAGACCCATCCTTGTCGTGTGAGGCGGCGAACGCGCCGCCATGAGGACTCTAAACCTGATCGGTCCGCTTGACCATCGCGGTGTTCCCCTTGGTATGGGGTGATGGGATCAGGGGCGGCGACATCCCGGACCCTACCGCTCCAGCAAGATCACCTGCGCCCCGTGATAGACCGTCCGCCGCGCTTCCCTGAACTGCAGTTTCGACGCCACCCTGAGCGAGGCGAGATTGGCGACGTCGATGATGCAGGTCTTTTTCAGCGT
This genomic window contains:
- a CDS encoding tetratricopeptide repeat protein; this translates as MTGEHVQRRLAAILAADVVGYSRLMETDEAGTLARLKALRGAVIDPAVARHCGRMVKLMGDGALLEFASAVEAVTCAMEIQKLVPEHDPGSSPENRIQFRIGINVGDVIVDGDDIYGDGVNVAARIEALAQPGGIYISRSAADQVRDKIPVGIESRGSQTVKNIARPIEIFCLVNGDARHPLATGTTSTSSHPSRTEKTSIAVLAFNNMSGDADQEYFSDGISEDIITDLAKLSELHVIARNSCFVYKKSPVSIRDVAAALGVRYVLEGSVRKAGNRVRVTAQLIDATTGGHAWADRFDRDLTDIFAVQDELTQQIVAALKVRLTTSEKDRLSSKRIVDITAYNYFLQGRDQVWLHTRAGNMNARASMAKVIDIDPDCAAAYAFTAFTHINDYVNGWAAEPDAALSIGLDLARRAVVMDDEEPEAHFAMGVALLWTREIDKALDAAARCIALKPSAADARVLKAHIQIFSGLASEAVETLESYMQLDPFYPEIALQFLAEAQLSLGQFDLAAETLRKRLARNPESATAHALLASCYGHLGRNEEGRSAWTQALRIDPDYSIEHRRRVLPFKNPADFELRVEGLRRLGLAV